The following nucleotide sequence is from Mangifera indica cultivar Alphonso chromosome 1, CATAS_Mindica_2.1, whole genome shotgun sequence.
AAGCCCACCAATAAATAAGCGTTGAGATGATTGGATGTGGCTGGGCTGGCAACTTAATTCCTCACATTGCCATCAATTTTGACCGGATTTTCGTTGACGGTCGGATTCAGAAAAAGTACCGTCTCAGGAGCATTAATGGTATCCTTTTTCTGGCAAATTGGCTAAAAATATATACGATCTATGTGCTTGCTTCGTGAGTTAGCCGCCTCCTTTGTTGAAATATACGACAAAAAGAACAcgagaaaataagttttttctGCAGATGCAATAGATTTACAGCTTGGAAGTTAACGTCAAAGTTGTTTGTGGTTAGAAATGAGGTTCAAATTTTAACATGAAATTGGCTGTAAAACctgttattgttttaaattctgAAACAAATTATACTGGTGTGAAGATGACAGTTTGTCAGATTATGAAAGGATTAGGCCTAATCAAATCCTGTGATTCAATTAGACAGCATAATATTTTTTACGCAGTAAAGAAAATGACCTTTCTAATACAATGTGCAATTATTGAGATAAGGTTTTGAATCGGTAATACCAGTcgaaaaatacataaaaaatgaGGCAAAACTGCCAAACATAGCTGTAAAGTTGACGGGAAGGTGCATGTATGGAAGAACAAAATAGTATTTAAATAGAACCTGCAGACTCATCTCTCCATCAACAACATTGAGCAGAATGTCATCTTCATCTGcattgttttctttcttcttcttatctCTCCTTTTCTCCATTGTTAAAGCTGCTGTTCCTCTCTCAGCTACGTTTCAGTTTGTCAATGAAGGTGAATTCGGGGACTACGTTGTTGAGTATGGCGGAAATTACAGAGTCCTGAGTGTGTCTAATTCTCCTTTCCAACTCTGCTTCTACAACACCACTCCAAATGCTTACACTCTTGCTCTGCGCATGGCCACCACTCGATCGGAATCACTCTTCCGTTGGGTTTGGGAAGCCAACAGAGGCAAACCGGTTCGCGAAAACGCCACCCTCACGTTTGGAACCGAGGGAAATCTTGTCCTTGCCGATGCCGATGGCACCGTAGCTTGGCAAACAAACACCGCTAACAAAGGTGTTGCTGGATTCAAGCTACTGTCAAATGGAAACATTGTGCTTCATGATTCAAAGGGAAATTTCATTTGGCAAAGCTTCGACCACCCAACTGATACACTCCTGGTGGGTCAATCTCTCCGCGTTGGAGGAGTCACCAAGCTCGTCAGCCGAGCATCCGCTAAAGAAAACAAAGACGGACCTTACAGTTTTGTAATGGAGTCGAAACGATTGGCGTTGTATTATCAAATCAAAAACTCCCCTAGCCCGGTTGTTTACTCAGCACCAGAACTATGGAAAACTCAGGGCACTTTTGAGTATGTGAAATTCAATTCCGCCCCGGAAAATGATGACAATTTTGCTTATGAACTAACTCTAGAGCTCTCAACCGGCGGAAATCTTATTTTAGGTAGGCCAAAATACAACGCCACATTGTCAATTCTCCGGCTAGGAGTTGACGGAAATCTTAGGATATTCACCTACTACGACAAGGTCGACTGGGGCGCATGGGAAGAGACTTTCACTCTCTTCTCCAGAGATTCAGTTTGGGAAAATGAGTGCCAGTTGCCAGAGCGATGCGGCAAATTTGGGGTGTGTGATGAGTACCAATGCGTTGGTTGCCCATCGGAGAAAGGCCTGCTGGGGTGGAGCCAGCAGTGTGAAGCAAAGAAGTTGAGCTCTTGTGGGGTGAATGATTTTCATTACTATAAGGTTGAAGGAGTCGACCATTTCTTGAACAAGTATAATTCAGGAATTGGACCGATTAAGGTCGATGAATGTGGGAAGAAATGCACAACAGATTGTAAGTGTTTGGGGTATTTTTACAACCAGGATACCTCAAGATGCTGGATCGCCTATGAATTGAAGACTCTGACTAAAGTCTCAAACTCAACACATTTTGGTTATGTTAAGGTACCCAACAAGTAAAAATCTTTGTCTTTTCTTGTTTGTTGTAATCTGTTCATGGGAAGTATGAATGGAAACTCATTATAATAAGTTGTCTGTGGAATTCAAGTTCCCACAGAAAgttgttttatgaaaataaaagtgTTGGGTACGAGAGCTTTTACTTGAAATGCTCCTCTTCATTTTTGGTCTGGCTTCAATATCTAAGAAAAGGGTGATCAGTGAATCAGAATCCTATATTTTTCCATTATGATTAACAAAATATCATGGAGACAGAGACATTGTGATGGCCTTCCACCACATTTACTTGTTATATATTAAAGCTTCTCCTTGTCCGAATCTACGCATACGATATCTGTGGATTATTTCCGACGCCTAGCTATGGTTAcaacaattaaatatatcttttatatgtCAATTGTCTAAAAATGTTCATAAATTTTCTAAGCAAAGATAACAAGAAGGGAaagttatcatttttataaaatgcaATGCTTGTATGTTCTTTCTTAAGTAGGGAGGACCTTAcgaaactttattaattttcataattttacactattttgtataatttaccCAAAATAGTACGAtctaataaaatctaatttgaatCACATTGTTTCACCATAATTCAGGCTAAATCGCATTTGGAATAGTTTGCTTTAGGCCGTGATGTGATTCTTGCTAGtacaattttaacataattatacCATTTTGGATGTGATAGTCAAGATCTTATTTACCTAGAGGCCCCCCACACAATCCGCAAAATTCATACCATACTTTGTGTGCAGGCTGACTTGGCCCCTTGACATGTTTTGTTAACGGGTTCCAAATCGTGGATATGAaaactaagttttaaaa
It contains:
- the LOC123198541 gene encoding epidermis-specific secreted glycoprotein EP1-like, whose translation is MSSSSALFSFFFLSLLFSIVKAAVPLSATFQFVNEGEFGDYVVEYGGNYRVLSVSNSPFQLCFYNTTPNAYTLALRMATTRSESLFRWVWEANRGKPVRENATLTFGTEGNLVLADADGTVAWQTNTANKGVAGFKLLSNGNIVLHDSKGNFIWQSFDHPTDTLLVGQSLRVGGVTKLVSRASAKENKDGPYSFVMESKRLALYYQIKNSPSPVVYSAPELWKTQGTFEYVKFNSAPENDDNFAYELTLELSTGGNLILGRPKYNATLSILRLGVDGNLRIFTYYDKVDWGAWEETFTLFSRDSVWENECQLPERCGKFGVCDEYQCVGCPSEKGLLGWSQQCEAKKLSSCGVNDFHYYKVEGVDHFLNKYNSGIGPIKVDECGKKCTTDCKCLGYFYNQDTSRCWIAYELKTLTKVSNSTHFGYVKVPNK